The Engraulis encrasicolus isolate BLACKSEA-1 chromosome 3, IST_EnEncr_1.0, whole genome shotgun sequence genome segment TAAAGGCACTTACATAAAAATAAGTAGGTAGCCTTCATTCATCACATGATGGAAATTAAGGCAAGAGTGCAATGAAATGACAGTGATACAGCAACTACATGTATTACATACAAGCTCTATTGACAATGAATGAAAACGAACAATGTCTTGACATGGACATCAATTTGTCCTGCAAttaagggtattttcacaccaaGTCCCCTTTAAATGAACCAACAAGTGAacagacagcaaaaggactcttTTGTTCCATTCTGTTTTTGGTCATACTGCTAGTGTATTGCAAAAAGACCCGGCTAATCTATCTGGTCCAGTTAGGCTTTTGGTCACACCaggtcctctagagctctcctcaaGTGATGAGACTCACTAGTTTCAGGCCGTGTCACCTGGGATGGACGGGATTTGGGTTGTGAATACTCGTGCACAAGAGCTGAGGTGGGTGGGGACATGCAcgagggtgttttttttattaggtTAGAAGTTAGAACTAGGCCTATAGTATTTGGTCCACATACAAAAaatacacctagtcacaagtgtaacttatCTGGACTCATAAGCAAACCATACTGAGACCACTTCAATAAGAgttctcagtacggttcacttccaaggcgtctgggtacactttggagcgttcacatgcacagaaaatgctgagtcacaggtcactaaacggctgaaagggaccaggtgtgaaaacaccataAGCTGCACCACTAAAGTGCCTGGCGGTATATCATGTCTATAATTTaaacaaaaacaatgaaaaaagaaaagaaaacaacaaaaccaaaaccTTTTACAcgtaaccctttcatgcagaggtaCTGTTATAACCTTgtcatcaaaatggtaatgaccatgtcttaatttgTTATTTAAGACTCTTTGTAATGTCATATAGCAATGTTGGGATGATGTAGTTAAGATTTTACAGCAATTAGTGACTGTTGCTGGCAATCCCGTCTGTATGAAAGGGCTACGATCTTAGGTTTTACgcttgatttaaaaaagaaagaaagttttAACTGATTTAAATGTCAGAGTGCTCAGAAAGTCGCCTACATTGGATGGCGTCGCCTGGCTACTCGGAAAGTGCTGTAGGGAAAGGTTCAATACCATAAATAAGtattataaatgtattattatattttaatattatttaGTTAATTATATTATTTACACCATGTACACAAGgtttttctttaaaaatatatattttacagaAATAGAAAATTTGGATTGCATAATGAAATCTTTTTGgattgcactgtttttttttttttaatatcttgGACAGGATAATAGCAGCAAAAACAGATCGTCATGTCAATGACAGACTAGAAGAGAAAAAGATGTGAAAGGTGTGGGAAAATGAAAGCGTCCCCAGTTCTGATGGGGACACTGGGTGGAATAGAATAGTACAAATGTACAatgttaaggtgccggtatgcttgctgcaggatacgcgagcgcgtgcacgattcgttcgttaacatgcgtatttaatgtcaatttcgcgcgcgttggacacggcagccaaatgcgtgcgtcaggtgcaatatcttcaaactcgctgggggcggtCGTAAGAAAgacgtgtgcttgatatgaaaacgacaatggagcaacttttaagagtgttacattgagtttgtccgaaatttcaaacatttgtgatcatacttccttgttgcactttgagaAAGGAGAATGCACAtataggagtagtagcagtattctttccttgcccagggagcccctctttttgttttgttgttttccttgccatctgtgttcccaattttcgCATCctaatgctgcgtgctctctgccccctggatgataccgccagtattttgcgtcttggtcaactgcttttgaagcaagaatgtgcagtcggttgctcgcggtgacgtgcataatttacagctcgcagcaagcataccggcaccttcaGGGGTACAATgagttagggcagtgtttctcaacctttttttaggcgaggcaccctttcaattcatgaaaaaattcaaggcaccccaaaccaacaagccgtaacatggcatcgcatccgataccacacaagctttgaaaagtaacacatttggagacgtcacacgacctacgttcaaagttgcagctgactggggtgacctaaatttacttcattgtgcgtaaatggcagatgaaatattccactgactaacattaacatatcaatttagacaaatatgtattatagtacatttatttatcagccacgtttccgcggcacccctgaggggggcctgtggcaccccagggtgccccggcacccctgttgagaaacaatgaGTTAGGGAACTAACTACGGGTATAACGAGCACACCGCAATTTTATACAATTTCATGTACTGTCCCTAATGGGGATTTCATATTGAATCTCACACATCACTGAGCCTATATTGATCGATACACATGATACTCTGAGTGTGATTTTCAAACTGACAAAGAGCCCTCATGTAATAGAAAAACACAGTTAATATCTACATTAAGAGGAGATACAAATTAACATTGCATTCTTCCTAGCATAGAGATTTACAGTAATTGATATGCTTGATCTAAAAAGCATTTTTTCATACAAGCATATTTCTTTTACTTTATTCCTTGATGATAGCAGGTGGCACTTGATGCCGAAGCGTACAATCTGATGTCTCTGCAGCCATGTTGCAAATTGGCCACTTTGAAAGCGTTGGCCTACATAACCATTATATGGTGTTAGCTGTAAAATAGCAGTATTATATAGTGCTTTCTATATTAAAGAGTATTACCTATTTGGGGAAGATCAGGCCTCCTTTTCAAAAGTTATCATGCATGCAAAAAATCTGAAACAGTTTGTTTCTGGCCCTGCATTTTCGGTGAGTGGAGGGATCAAGAACAACACTTAGTCCTGTTCTTGGTCTGTTTCTGTTAATCAAACATAAGTTTACGAGCCGTTTTCGCCTTCGATGGGCTGTGAAAGTCGTCTCCTCTCGTTTTCACTGGCGTGCTAGGGTCATACGTAGCATGTTGAGGCGGTCCTGAGGGTAACCTAGAGAAAAATGGAGGAAACGACAAATGGGTTATGAACTAGAAGAGGAGTCATGGTTGGTCACAATCAATCCACAATTCAACACAAAAGTAACATATAACTAGAATGCTGAAGAATCATAAAACTGTTCTTATATGCTGAACACAAGACTGCCAATTTATGATACAAACAGATAGAGTGGAGTACATTGAGTGTTTCAAACGGAATATTGAACATATTCGGTTTAAAACAAACTCCagaatattctgtttacatgtgtggacCAGAGTCCTGCAACCGGAATATTCACAGCACATTAACAGAACATGAACATATTCGGAATGAATGAATTAAGAGTTTACACAACAAACTGAACGCTGCCATGATGATACAGTTTAAAATTGGAACATTCCTCACATGTAGGGTAATTGCAATTGTCCAAATCACACCTACCCAGATGGTGGGGTCTTCATGTCTTGCAAGGGGCAGACTGCTTTGGGTGATCCAAAGGCAAAAGCTGTGGTGACACTTCCTTCAGGTGTCTGTGCAAGCACAAGTGGCTGAGGACACATGAAGCATAATATATAAGAAAAGAATATCAAGTTTCACATTATGCTTCAGGAAACgtattcatggtttttttttttaagattactTTTGTATTACAGTCAATACAACAACAAGGCTATTTGAAACAAAATGTTCCTACTATACCTCATTAGAGCTAAGAACTTTAATATCATGGCCGTTATGCTCCAACAGCGCACACCGCTTGCAGACGTGAACCTGGTCGGTCTGGCAGAAGACGTTCAGGACCAGACGATGATGCGGACACAGCCACCTCTCCAGTTCTCCGGTTGCTCCAACCAGACTGTGCCCTTGTAACACGGAGTGCGTTCGATTGTGGAACTCACAAAAGGAGGCAATGCAAGTCAGACAGGATTTTACAGCTTTTAACTTTTTCCCTGTGCAGAAATCACAGACTATATCTCCAAGTCCTGCACTGGAATTTGCGTTCTTTATCACCTCAACCACAAATCCATTGATGTAATACAGTGGTTTTGTGCGGTAAGTTGCTTGGCACGGTGGACAGGAAAAGACTCTCTCTTGGTTGGACTGCTGCCAGGCTTGTAACAGTGGACAGGCAAAGACCCCCTCTTGGTTGGGCTGCTCCCAGGCTGAGTCAATACACTCCCTGCAGAAGCTGTGTCCACAGGGGATGCAGACTGGATCCTTCAGCTCTTCCTCACATATGAGGCACTTGAACAGATCCTCTTTCAGTAGTTTTGTGAACAATCCACTATATTAAAAATGAAACACTGAGAAAAAGAAATTAATATTTGCAATGCAAAATATGGCAAGAATGCAACATGCTTGGTTTGCCTGTGTGGCTATGTTTCAACTACTATGAATTTATCACTTTATTTTATGGCATCAATATACTGTAGTACCATACAGAGGAGTATTATTTCTGGTTCTTAATTTCAGTTCAAGCCCCTGTACTGTATTGAAGCTAAAGGAAAGGCGGATCAATTTATGTACTGTAGATACACTTCAACGATAATTTAACTGATAGCCCCACAAACAATGCAAAAGATGCATTATACGAATTGTTTCAAACCTTGTGGATATGCCAGTCTCTCCTGTGATGTCCTGTGATAATTCCATGGAGTCGTCGGTTCCCTCCGAGATCTGGCTGCCTTCCGATGAAGAACTCTCCTTCAAATTTGGACTAAGATAACACACATTCAGGGTTAAAAGCAATATTCACAAAATATTGCAGCTTATAAGGGAAATAAATACATTAGTTCAGCCTCAGTGGTTTCCAAACTCTTTCAGCGGGGACCCACTTTTGGAATATTTACGCGATTTACGCATAGTCTTAGCCtggcaatggatttctagcaatattagcagacaaacgataaatggaaaatctagcaatattaatggatttTATTGCtaaattttccattaatagttttttgtccgctaatattgcaagaaatccacaggacagcaaatacatctattaaccatacgtGAATACAAGCCCTTTTATCCGCGACCCCCTTTCAGTACCCCCCACGACCCCCATATGGgacccgacccccagtttgggaaccactgcattagctAATAAGGATCCATCCATCTTACAGACCTGAAAACGACAGTATGTGATAATACCTCTTCGACGCTTCACTATCATTTCTGAAGCGCAAAGGGAAATCCATTGAGTGGTTTTCCTTCAAAGATTCCTGACTACGGCTAGGTGAACAGCCTTGCTCaattttgtttaagaaaaaaaGTGTGCTGCTTTAATGCATCAATTACAGATTATACATTTTTTTATATTTGGCAGTTCATGGTGATCAATCAGACATCCATGACAACTAGCCTATGTAAGGGATAACTTTTGGCAAGAAGGTCCCCGTCAGACAGGGAGAGGCAGGACCCTCATGCGTAGTGGACGGGGGCCTTGATCTCTCTGAAGGGAGCTATTCCACAACAGTGACCTCCTCGAcgaatgtttttttaaaggattttttTGGGGGccgtttggcctttattattacaggacagtatgagagtggacaggaaatggttgggagagagagatggggcagggtggggaaatgaccccggccggactcgaacccgggtccccgtggacatgcaagcccaaatgtggagggcttgcatggcgccacagtgccccctccTTGCCAAATGTTATCCTGCTTATTACATGGCTAACATTACTTATTATATgctgtgacgtcatcggtcgaatgctccattcatttcaacggggctccccaacgttcgcacgtctgttatttttcgataacggacgggttggtctataacagaccgctgtcaatggcaacaagacttttcactgctaaagcgacttttcaacaagactctaatcagctgctgtgatagacaacacctgttgtcctggctacctagctgttgcctagcggtgtttcacaacggcactgttttgttttgcgcagcaacaatcttaacattaaataggcctaaagaaatgtccccgccatgtgtgaatcatttaagtatatccatataataagcgggttaactttcggcgagtcggtcgctttgtggaatagcagcacttcagagagaacaagacccctccgctccgcgtcggggtctaaagattctctctgtcgtgctgctattccacggtagcgaccttctcgccgaacgttaacccttacataacatacATAGATGTCCTGTTCATGTATTCTCCCTATcccaactgcaccagattctaGTGACTAAGTTAGATGCTTCTCTAGTCGGAGGTGTCTAACTTAGACACGCATAGAATCTTCGTTAGAAATGCAGATGGTGTTATTACTTAATTTTGGTAGCTCATGCACATGATTCCCACAACTTGAAAGTACATAGACGTTATCCTCCTGTATTTCATCATAATTATGACAACCAATATTGCCTAGAGACTATGCAAATTCTGGGCAGGTAAGCAGGTTTCCAAGTGTCAAAATCAGCTGACGTCGCTAGGCAACAGACATTCTGTCTGATATAGACCCGTCTCCAAAAgatttgtcgcctatccatctatTTGAAAtgacagctaataacctgactttcaattaatcacttggcttcagaagtcactcatatgaaagctacaaccctcccgaatgaaaatgtatgtacaaaaatacatttcatgcaccaaagaaagattgaccctttattgaacacagacagggcagattttcacaagacaaaagttttgtcgcctatcgaacataatgtgaaaatgagcagataagtcacttcaaaacacttcaaatatgcagatcgggtgtcatacttaatcactgattcactcacacctctccagaaaatcaactttggtcttaggtgtatgtttagggtcattgtaatcatggaaagcaacacaatgaaaatcaatggagttcaatgagagatggtgacatattcgctattcgtatcatatttcattcgggagggttgtagctttcatatgagtgacttctgaagccaagtgattaattgaaagtcaggttattagctgtagatggataggcgacaactcttttggagacgggtgtagacCAACGCGTCTGTTACCgacaaatatcagacgtgcgaatgtTGGGGAgcccattcaagtgaatggcacATTTTACAGACTGAAGACGAGCCATGTAACACTGAAAGTTACTATACCTTTTAGCTTCACTGTCATCTCTGAAGCGCAAAGGTGAAACCATTGACTGATTTGTCTTCCATGAGTCCTGACTAGGGGTAGGTGAACAACCCTGTGCAGGTTTCATCCTGGGGAAAAAAAGCGTGGTGCTTTAAAACTGGACAACTTTTGATTCAATAAAATTCTACTGCAAAGCAGATCAAGTGGATTGTATTATTTTAAATAGCACATTCACAGAATGAAGACGAGCCATGTAATACAAGTGACGATACCTTTTGGCTTTAATTCCATCTCTGAAACGCACAGGCAAATCCATTGACCGGTGTGTCTTCAATGAGTCCTGACTAGGGCTAGGTGAACAACTTTTCCCAAATTTCAGCCTATAGAAAAGGAAAAAAGGTGGCATTGGCAAGTTGTTTTGAAGTTTTTGTGCTACTGCAAAACAGATCAAGTGGATTGTATTATTTTCAGAGTTTAAATAGCACATTTTACAGAATGAATATGAGCCATGTAACACTGCAAGTGATGATACCTTTTGGCTTCAATTCCATCTCTGAAGCGCAAAGGCAAATCCATTGACTGGTTTGTCTTCAATGAGTCCTGACTAGGGGTAGGCGAACAACCCTGTGCAGGTTTCATCCTGGGGAAAAAAGTGTGGTGCTTTAATACCAGAGAACTTTTGATTCAATAAAACAATGTTGATTAAATTTGTCAGTCCATAAGGATCAATGAGACTGCCATGACATTTATGTGATACCTTTTGGCTTCACTGTCATCTCCGAAGTTCAAAGGTGAAACCATTGACCGATATGTCTTCCATGAGTCCTGACTAGGGGTAGGTGAACAACTTTTCCCAAATTTCAGCCTATAAAAAAGTGGGAAGTTGTTTTCAAGTTTTTGTGCAACTGCAAAGCAGACTAAGTGGATTGTATTATTTTCAGAGTTTAAATAGCACATTCTACAGACTGAAGACGAGCCATGTAacactgaaagttacgatacctCTTGGCTTCACTTTCATCTCTGAAGTTCAAAGACGAAACCATTGACCGGTGTGTCTTCAATGAGTCCTGACTAGGGGTAGGTGAACAACTTTTCCCAATTTCCAGCCTGTAGAAAATTAAAAAAGGTGGCATTGGCAAGTTATTTTCAAGTTTTTGTGCTACTGCaaagcagattttttttattttttatttaacctttatttaaccaggaaaaataaacccgttgagattaagaacctcttttacaagggtgtcctggccaagtggcggctcaagttacaaaattaaaattacacagttgcattaaaataacaaatcaagtaaaataaaacgtcaattgaaacagttacagacaatagactctgtctcaagtgatctcatcttggaattaaaatcgttcaatggaatcagatctgtaagtttcaagtccttttgcagattgttccatgaggtaggggctgaaaacacaaatgccctcttccccagttctgtgcggaagcaagggacagagagtaacaaatggcctttagagcgcagaccataagactcaatattcctcactgtgattaggctgcagatgtaaggtggcagtagtccgagtattgccttgtaaataaatgtataccagtgagtaagtctcctggtagtcagtgaagaccatttaactctggcataaagttcacagtgatgagtttgggccctacagttagtgatgaacctcagggcaccatgatacacagagtcaatcttactcagacattgggatgaagcattcatgtacagcaggtctgcatagtctaaaatggatacaaatgttgcagagacaaggcgcttcttaacatgaaaggaaaaacaaattttatttctaaataaaaaacctaactttagtctaagtttcctcacaagattttcaatgtgggctttgaacgtcaaagtatcatcaagcaaaatacccaggtatttatacagacgtaccacctcaatttcagttccctcaagggtgagtactgaggggatgattgatggtactttccttggctttgagaacaacatttgcttagtcttatcagcattaagaagcaattttaactgtaaaaatgtctgttggattacatcaaaagccttctgcagtgattcaatagcattaacggcggatggcccgaagcaataaattattgtgtcatcagcataaaaaTGCATGTTCGCATCAGACACATTCCGACCCACATCAGATCAAGTggattgtattgtttattttattcagAATTTAAATAGCACATTTTACAGAATGAAGACGAGCCATGTAAGGCccgcggtatgcttgctgtaggatacgcgtgcgcgtgcacgatTTGCATTAACTTGCgcagttcatgtcaattttactCGCGTTAGATACTGCGACCAACAAATGcgttaggtgcgatatcttcaaactcgctgggggcgatcgaaAGAAAGATTGCACAGTTCCAAACGAGTGCTTCAGGAGAAACGACAATGGCGGCAACTTTTCGATACCGTcacgagcttgtccgaaattacaaacattcgatttgcgatcatacttccccgttgcactttgacaaaggagcatGCAAATGTAGAAGTAGCGCTATCATCTCCTTGCCCGGggagtccttattttgttttgtttacagtctgtgttcctaATTACCGGATCGCAATGCTGttttctctgccccctggatgacaccgccagtattttgcgtgttggtctactgcttttaaagcaagcatgtgcagtcggttgctcgcggtgacgcgcgtaatttgcggctcgcagcaagcgtgccgaggGCTTAACACTGCAAGTGACGATACCTTTCGGCTTCAATTCCATCTCTGAAGCGCAAAGGCAAATCCATTGACTGGTTTGTCTTCAATGAGTCCTGACTAGGGGTAGGCGAACAACCCTGTGCAGGTTTCATCCTGGGGAAAAAAGTGTGGTGCTTTAATACCAGAGAACTTTTGATTCAATAAAACAATATTGCTTAAATGTGTCAGTCCATAAGGATCAATGAGACAGCCATGACAATTATGTGATACCTCTTGGCTTCACTATCATCTCCGAAGTTCAAAGGCGAAAGCTTTGACCGGTGTGTCTTCAACGAGTCCTGACTGGGGGTAGGTGAACAACTTATCCCAATTTTCAGCCTGTAGAAAAGGAAAAATGGTGGCATTGGCAAGTTATTTTCAAGTTTTTGTGCTACTGCAAAGCAGATCAAGTggattgtattgtttattttattcagAATTTAAATAGCACATTTTACAGAATGAAGACGAGCCATGTAATACAAGTGACGATACCTTTTGGCTTTAATTCCATCTCTGAAACGCACAGGCAAATCCATTGACCGATATGTCTTCCATGAGTCCTGACTAGGGGTAGGTGAACAACTTTTCCCAAATTTCAGCCTATAACAAAGGAAAAAAGATGGCATTGGCAAATTGTTTTCAAGTTTTTGTGCAACGGCAAAGCATATCAAGTGGATTGTATTATTTAAACTCTGAAAATAATACATTCACAGAATGAAGACGAGCCATGTAATACAAGTGACGATACCTTTTGGCTTTAATTCCATCTCTGAAACGCACAGGCAAATCCATTGACCGATATGTCTTCCATGAGTCCTGACTAGGGGTAGGTGAACAACTTTTCCCAATTTGCAGCCTATAAAAAAGGGGTAAAAAAAGGTGGCATTGGCAAGTTGTTTACAAGTTTTTATGCTATTGCAAAGCAGATCAAGTGGATTGTATTATTTAAACTCTGAAAATAATACATTCACAGAATGAAGACAAGCCATGTAATACAACTGACGATACCTTTCGGCTTCAATTCCATCTCTGAAACGCACAGGCAAATCCATTGACCGGTGTGTCTTCAACGAGTCCTGACTGGGGGTAGGTGAACAACTTATCCCAATTTTCAGCCTGTAGAAAAGGAAAAATGGTGGCATTGGCAAGTTGTTTTCAAGTTTTTGTGCTACTGCAAAGCAGATTAAGTAGACTGTACTATTCCGAGTTAAAATATTATCCGAGTTCATATCAAGGCGCAACAAGCAAATTCAGTGCCCCTGTTTACTGTTCCATGCCAGGGAGAAAATTTGCTTCACTCGCCAATTTGCCATattgatgcagacacacacattccacacacgcgcacacacaccataacactcGTATTCATTGTGCGAGCTTTTTGCTTCCACCTTACCTTTCACTTGATGTTCCCTCCTGGCCAGCCAGTCTATCTGATTGTATATTCTGTAGTTTGCAGTGAAAACCTGCTTTCCCCCTTTTCCTTGGCGCTCTAGGGATCCAGTCTGCACTGGAGCACTGGGAGGACCCTGGGGATGTCCTGTGGGATACACATGTAAAAGGCAGAGGGAgacttaaaacatttttttttacatttaaatactgtatgtccttcaaatcctcttcttttctttcaaaGATTCACCACCTGAAATAGCTTATATTCACCAAAACTTACCAAATTAGTGAAATCAGGTGAAACGCCAAAACATACAGGTCAGCCTCAATGACAATTTCCACAGTACATGTAGTGATAATTCACTGCATTAGACATGACAGATAGTGAccacatacaaaaaaacatgtgaaaaCCTTGTTTATTTGTTGGCCCAATATTTCCAATTTTCATTTCCCATTAATGTAAAGCAAAAATACTTTAGCTATTCCATAGAAAAAGGCTGTCAGATGCCAAGTGTGGTCATTCTGATGAAGCTTCTTTAACTACGCAACAATAAAGACAGCATGTAAAGTTCAGTGAATCACACCAACCCGGCCAGTGCAGCGCTCATCTGTGGGAATGTGGAGCCTGCTGCAGGTGATACCACGGCACCTGTTGGCAAGCTGACACCTGCTTCAGGCACCTGTGGTGACTGGAGAAGCTAAAGACACAAAAGGCATTGCAGTTGATCAATATGTTAGGGGtaccacacaaccaccaccacaaagccttccataatttaatatttacatgttgttgtttttaaaaaaaaaacaaaatgtaataTTGTGGTTGGCATTTTATTTTACCTGTTTAGCGTCCACAATCTTGAGGTC includes the following:
- the LOC134445392 gene encoding E3 ubiquitin-protein ligase TRIM33-like, giving the protein MVSPLNFGDDSEAKRMKPAQGCSPTPSQDSLKTNQSMDLPLRFRDGIEAKRLKFGKSCSPSPSQDSLKTHRSMDLPVRFRDGIKAKRMKPAQGCSPTPSQDSWKTNQSMVSPLRFRDDSEAKSPNLKESSSSEGSQISEGTDDSMELSQDITGETGISTSGLFTKLLKEDLFKCLICEEELKDPVCIPCGHSFCRECIDSAWEQPNQEGVFACPLLQAWQQSNQERVFSCPPCQATYRTKPLYYINGFVVEVIKNANSSAGLGDIVCDFCTGKKLKAVKSCLTCIASFCEFHNRTHSVLQGHSLVGATGELERWLCPHHRLVLNVFCQTDQVHVCKRCALLEHNGHDIKVLSSNEPLVLAQTPEGSVTTAFAFGSPKAVCPLQDMKTPPSGLPSGPPQHATYDPSTPVKTRGDDFHSPSKAKTARKLMFD